The following are from one region of the Segatella oris genome:
- a CDS encoding aspartate-semialdehyde dehydrogenase, giving the protein MKVAIVGASGAVGQELLRILAERNFPLDDLVLFGSTRSVGRKYTFKGKEYEVKQLQHNDDFKDVDIAFTSAGAGTSEEFAGTITKHGAVMIDNSSAFRMCDDVPLVVPEVNAEDALNCPRRIIANPNCTTIMMVVVLKPIDRLSHIRKIHIASYQSASGAGAAAMQELEQQYKELIEEGRVKTVDKFPHQLAYNVIPQIDKMTSNDYTKEEMKMYNETRKIMHSDVRTSATCVRVSSLRSHSESVWFETEKPLSVDEIRKALAAAPGVTLVDDPQHYVYPMPLESAGKDDVYVGRVRKDLADDNGNTLWLTGDQIRKGAALNAVQIAEYLIKAKK; this is encoded by the coding sequence ATGAAAGTAGCAATTGTTGGTGCAAGTGGGGCCGTAGGACAGGAGCTCCTGCGCATTCTTGCAGAGAGAAATTTCCCGTTGGACGACTTGGTTCTGTTTGGCTCTACACGCAGTGTGGGCCGCAAATACACATTCAAGGGGAAAGAATATGAGGTGAAACAGCTGCAACATAATGATGACTTCAAGGATGTGGACATTGCTTTCACATCGGCAGGTGCAGGGACTTCAGAGGAATTTGCAGGCACCATAACGAAGCACGGCGCTGTGATGATCGACAATTCCAGTGCATTCCGCATGTGCGATGACGTGCCCTTGGTGGTTCCCGAGGTGAATGCTGAAGACGCACTGAACTGTCCCCGCCGCATCATTGCCAACCCCAACTGCACTACAATCATGATGGTTGTGGTGTTGAAACCCATAGATCGGCTCAGTCATATACGCAAGATACACATTGCAAGCTATCAAAGTGCGAGCGGAGCAGGTGCAGCTGCCATGCAAGAACTTGAGCAACAGTATAAGGAACTCATTGAAGAAGGCCGTGTGAAGACTGTAGATAAGTTCCCACATCAGTTAGCTTACAACGTCATTCCACAGATTGACAAGATGACTTCGAATGACTATACGAAGGAAGAGATGAAGATGTATAACGAAACACGCAAGATTATGCACAGCGATGTGCGCACGAGTGCCACCTGTGTACGCGTGAGTTCGCTTCGTTCTCACTCTGAAAGCGTGTGGTTCGAGACCGAGAAACCACTCTCTGTCGATGAAATCCGCAAGGCTTTGGCAGCTGCTCCGGGCGTCACTTTGGTAGATGATCCGCAGCATTATGTATATCCCATGCCCCTTGAGAGTGCGGGAAAAGACGATGTTTACGTAGGGCGCGTGCGCAAGGACTTGGCTGATGACAACGGCAACACACTGTGGCTGACGGGCGACCAGATTAGAAAAGGTGCGGCGTTGAATGCTGTTCAGATTGCAGAATACCTGATAAAGGCTAAAAAGTAA
- a CDS encoding RidA family protein codes for MKAIHTNNAPAAIGPYSQAIEVNGFVFASGQIPIDPSTGNFVEGGVKEQTKQAITNAGNILKEAGTDLAHVVKTTVYLADMNDFAAMNEVYATFFSLPFPARSAVAVKDLPKGALVEVEVLACKG; via the coding sequence ATGAAAGCTATTCACACAAACAACGCTCCTGCCGCTATAGGGCCATATAGCCAGGCCATCGAAGTCAACGGTTTTGTATTCGCATCCGGACAGATTCCAATCGATCCATCGACTGGTAACTTCGTGGAAGGTGGGGTTAAGGAGCAGACCAAACAGGCCATTACCAATGCCGGCAATATTCTGAAAGAAGCAGGAACTGACCTTGCTCATGTCGTAAAGACAACGGTCTATTTGGCCGACATGAATGATTTTGCTGCCATGAACGAGGTTTATGCCACGTTCTTCAGTCTGCCTTTCCCTGCTCGTTCGGCTGTAGCCGTGAAGGATTTACCCAAGGGTGCACTCGTTGAAGTAGAGGTGTTAGCATGCAAGGGCTAA
- the ilvA gene encoding threonine ammonia-lyase: MLQLDQFYKARYVLSNVLRKTELIHAKKINPDVDVYLKPECLQLTGSFKLRGAYFKISQLSDEEKKKGVIACSAGNHAQGVALGATAMGVKSLICLPEGAPISKVEATRKLGAEVMLVPGVYDDAYQKALQLRDEKGYTFVHPFDDENVIAGQGTIGLELLEQLPDLDAVVVPVGGGGLISGVAYAIKSLNPHVKVYGVQAEGAPSMVNSIHDHKIECLPSVSTIADGIAVKEPGQLTFDTCSKYVDEIVTVTEDEICAAILKLIESEKMVAEGAGATSVAAVMFNKVPVKGKKTVCVVSGGNIDVTILNRVINRGLAKSGRLCTLDFELDDQPGKLVEVCSVIAQKGANVTGVHHDRSANRKKVNACMLRVTMETKNQEHIDEILQALKDKDITILYNPNLK; encoded by the coding sequence ATGTTGCAATTAGATCAGTTTTATAAGGCACGCTACGTGTTGAGCAACGTTTTACGCAAGACGGAGCTTATACATGCGAAGAAAATCAACCCGGATGTGGACGTTTATCTTAAGCCGGAATGTCTGCAGTTGACGGGTTCTTTCAAGCTTCGGGGGGCTTATTTCAAGATTTCCCAACTCTCGGATGAGGAAAAGAAAAAGGGAGTCATTGCCTGTTCTGCAGGAAATCATGCCCAGGGTGTAGCCTTGGGAGCCACTGCAATGGGTGTGAAGAGCCTCATTTGTCTGCCTGAAGGTGCCCCAATCTCTAAGGTTGAAGCCACCCGAAAGCTTGGTGCTGAGGTGATGCTTGTGCCCGGAGTGTATGATGATGCCTATCAGAAAGCATTGCAATTGCGCGATGAAAAGGGTTACACTTTCGTACATCCTTTCGACGATGAAAACGTCATTGCAGGGCAGGGAACGATAGGACTTGAATTGCTTGAGCAGCTTCCCGACCTCGACGCTGTAGTCGTTCCTGTGGGTGGCGGAGGCCTGATTTCAGGTGTTGCCTATGCCATTAAGAGTCTTAATCCGCATGTGAAAGTCTACGGAGTACAGGCAGAAGGCGCTCCAAGTATGGTCAACAGCATCCATGACCACAAGATAGAATGTCTGCCAAGTGTATCGACTATAGCCGATGGCATCGCTGTAAAAGAGCCGGGACAACTGACCTTTGACACCTGTTCCAAATATGTAGATGAGATTGTTACCGTTACGGAAGACGAGATTTGTGCAGCCATTTTGAAACTCATCGAGAGTGAGAAAATGGTGGCAGAAGGCGCGGGTGCAACGAGCGTTGCAGCCGTAATGTTCAACAAAGTGCCCGTGAAAGGCAAGAAAACTGTGTGTGTTGTCAGTGGCGGAAATATTGATGTGACTATCCTGAACCGTGTGATTAACCGCGGACTTGCCAAGAGTGGCCGTCTCTGTACACTTGACTTTGAGCTTGATGACCAGCCTGGAAAGCTTGTCGAAGTATGCTCTGTGATTGCCCAGAAGGGGGCCAATGTGACGGGAGTGCACCATGATCGCTCTGCAAATCGCAAGAAAGTGAACGCTTGCATGCTGCGTGTGACCATGGAAACCAAGAACCAAGAGCACATTGATGAAATCCTTCAAGCCCTTAAGGACAAGGATATAACCATATTGTATAACCCAAACTTAAAATAA